One Oncorhynchus clarkii lewisi isolate Uvic-CL-2024 chromosome 32, UVic_Ocla_1.0, whole genome shotgun sequence DNA window includes the following coding sequences:
- the LOC139392287 gene encoding N-acetylneuraminate (7)9-O-acetyltransferase-like produces MPHTTVPDSGCVDARVYSAPDHLAVSYLSTCCHGGAKMAVLAYSLGKREINQYFCIKNAKLLSLVAVILLTVFHTVSRYYGGGDTCEWLLSSGRFLGENVWQPYGCMMHKYKSIEAKTCLAEKRVAFIGDSRIRQLFYSYIQIIDPTQKENGRKHENIPFEDRSSSVNVDFLWYAEVNNSLKERLMSWTEDPSVKPDVVIIGAATWSIKLRSGSSEALQQYRANLTAISLPLEQLAEDGEVYWVLQDPVHEEVLSDNRKMITNEQLDLYNEAALGTLNSNKKNAKARVKFLGATRQAAMETIAQSADGLHLPENTRNVGAMILMNAVCNKVLRPIHGSCCQALPAPSLLQKLTACVFLGSTLVFLVLHALGHNRHWKSRPTPPDVESGEEKPATAASPLSHKAPFQALCKMGLIMAYFYLCDRANVFMKEQKFYTHSTFFIPLVYMFVLGIFYSENSKETKLLNREQTDEWKGWMQLVILIYHISGASAFIPVYMHVRVLVAAYLFQTGYGHFSFFWLKGDFGLYRVCQVLFRLNFLVIVLCLVMDRPYQFYYFVPLVTFWFVIIYATMAMWPQILQKKANGSGMWHIGILVKLLGLLLFICFFAYSQGLFENIFSVWPVSKLFELNGSIHEWWFRWKLDRFAIIHGMLFAFVYLLLQKYQVLSEGKGESLFSTRISNILLLISVVSFMTYSIWASSCKNKTECNEMHPYISGLQILAFILIRNIPGYARSLYSSFFAWFGKISLELFICQYHIWLAADTKGILVLIPGNPSLNIIISTFIFVCVAHEISLITNDLAQVAIPKDGAALLKRLLAAGVFTLGLLLMSKSAEGNQGEGH; encoded by the exons GCGGAGACACATGTGAGTGGTTGCTGTCCAGTGGTCGGTTCTTAGGAGAAAACGTATGGCAGCCCTATGGCTGTATGATGCACAAATATAAAAGCAT tgaagcaaAGACTTGCCTTGCTGAGAAAAGGGTGGCCTTCATTGGCGATTCCAGAATACGGCAGCTATTTTATTCATACATACAAATAATCGATCCTACACAAAAAGAGAATGGAAGAAAG CACGAGAACATTCCCTTCGAAGATAGGAGCTCTTCAGTCAATGTG gaCTTCCTGTGGTATGCAGAGGTGAATAACTCTCTGAAGGAGCGCTTGATGTCATGGACAGAG GATCCTTCTGTAAAACCAGATGTCGTCATCATCGGAGCTGCCACT TGGTCCATCAAGTTGCGTAGTGGCAGCAGCGAGGCGCTGCAGCAGTACAGGGCCAACCTCACAGCCATCTCCTTGCCTCTGGAACAACTGGCTGAGGATGGGGAGGTCTACTGGGTTTTACAGG acccTGTCCATGAGGAAGTTCTGAGTGATAACAGGAAGATGATTACTAACGAGCAGTTGGATCTGTACAACGAGGCGGCGCTCGGCACTCTGAACAGCAACAAGAAGAACGCCAAGGCCAGAGTCAAGTTCTTGGGCGCCACGCGCCAGGCTGCCATGGAAACCATTGCCCAATCAGCTGATGGCCTGCACCTGCCCGAGAACACCCGGAACGTG gGTGCCATGATCCTGATGAACGCTGTGTGCAACAAGGTCCTGCGGCCCATCCACGGCTCCTGCTGCCAGGCCCTGCCGGCCCCCAGCCTCCTCCAGAAACTGACAGCCTGTGTCTTCCTGGGCTCAACACTGGTATTCCTGGTGCTTCATGCTCTGGGCCACAACAG GCACTGGAAGTCCCGGCCCACTCCCCCCGACGTGGAGAGTGGCGAGGAGAAGCCGGCCACGGCGGCGTCGCCTCTCAGCCACAAGGCTCCGTTCCAGGCCCTGTGTAAGATGGGCCTCATCATGGCTTACTTCTACCTGTGTGACCGGGCCAACGTCTTCATGAAGGAGCAGAAGTTCTACACCCACTCCACCTTCTTCATCCCCCTCGTCTATATGTTTGTCCTGGGAATCTTCTACAGTGAGAACAGCAAGGAG ACCAAGCTGCTGAACAGAGAGCAGACCGACGAGTGGAAGGGCTGGATGCAGCTGGTCATCCTCATCTACCACATATCTGGAGCCAGCGCC TTCATCCCGGTGTACATGCATGTTCGGGTCCTGGTGGCAGCATACCTCTTCCAGACAGGATATGGACACTTCTCCTTCTTCTGGCTCAAAGGGGACTTTGGACTCTACAGAGTGTGCCAG GTCCTATTCCGTCTCAACTTCCTGGTCATAGTTTTGTGTCTGGTGATGGATCGGCCGTACCAGTTCTACTACTTTGTGCCTCTGGTCACTTTCTGGTTCGTCATAATCTACGCCACCATGGCCATGTGGCCCCAGATACTGCAGAAGAAAGCCAATG GTAGTGGGATGTGGCACATTGGAATTCTAGTGAAGCTGCTTGGGCTACTCCTGTTCATCTGCTTCTTTGCGTATTCACAG GGGTTGTTTGAGAACATTTTCTCAGTCTGGCCCGTCTCCAAGCTCTTTGAGCTGAACGGAAGCATTCACGAGTGGTGGTTTAGGTGGAAGCTGGATCGATTT GCCATTATCCACGGGATGCTGTTTGCCTTTGTCTACCTGTTGCTGCAGAAGTACCAGGTCCTCTCTGAGGGGAAAGGAGAGTCTCTCTTCTCCACAAGAATCTCCAACATCCTACTCCTCATCTCTGTGGTCTCATTCATG ACCTACTCCATATGGGCCAGCAGCTGTAAAAACAAGACCGAGTGCAACGAGATGCATCCCTACATCTCAGGGCTCCAG atCCTAGCCTTCATCCTAATCAGAAACATTCCCGGATACGCCCGCTCTCTATACAGCTCATTCTTCGCATGGTTCGGGAAGATCTCCCTAGAG CTGTTCATCTGCCAGTACCACATCTGGCTGGCGGCGGACACCAAGGGCATCCTGGTGCTGATCCCAGGCAACCCCTCGCTTAACATCATCATCAGCACCttcatctttgtgtgtgtggccCATGAGATCTCCCTGATCACCAACGACCTGGCCCAGGTGGCCATCCCCAAGGATGGGGCCGCCCTGCTCAAGAGGCTGCTGGCTGCCGGGGTCTTCACCCTGGGTCTACTTCTGATGTCCAAGAGCGCTGAAGGGAACCAGGGAGAAGGCCActga